In the Agrococcus beijingensis genome, GACGTCCTGAGTGAGAGGGTCGAGACCGACCCGCCGAACAAGGAGCCGAACCATGCAGTACATGCTCATCATGCGCGCGACCGACGAGGCCGTCGAGGCGTACAAGCAGATCCCCTTCGAGCAGGTCATCGAGGCGATGGGGAAGTACAACGAGTCGATGATCGACGCCGGCGTGCTGACCGCCGGCGAGGGCCTCAGCGACGCCAGCGAGGGCTTCGTCGTCGACTTCAGCGCCGACCCGCCGCTGGTCACCGACGGCCCGTACGGCGAGACGAAGGAGCTCTTCAACGGCTTCTGGATCCTCGAGGTCTCGTCGAAGGAGGAGGCCGCCGAGTGGGCGAAGCGCTGCCCGCTGGGGCCCGGCTCGAAGCTCGAGGTGCGCCGCGTGCAGGGCGTCGACGACTTCCCGGCCGACAACGAGTGGATCCAGAAGGAGGAGGGCTGGCGCGAGGAGGAGGCCGCACGCCGAGCCGCGAGCACCCCCGGCGGCAGCGCGGGCTGACCCGATGACGCCGGGCGACGCGGTGACGGCCGACGAGACGGCGCGCCGAGCGGAGGACTCCGCCCGGCGCGCCGTCGTCGCGGTCTGGCGCATCGAATCGGCCCGCATCGTCGCCACCCTCACCCGCTTCACCGGCGACTTCGCGCTCGCGGAGGACCTCGGGCAGGACGCGCTCGCGGATGCGTTGGCCCAGTGGCCGACGCAGGGCGTGCCCCGGAACGGGGCGGCATGGCTCACCGCGGTCGCCAAGCGCAAGGCGATCGACCACTGGCGGCGGCAGGAGCGCCTCGACCAGCGGGTCGCGGCGCTCGGTCGTGACCTGGAGCGCCAGGAGCAGGCGGGGGCGGATGCGGTGCCCTGGGATCCGGACGAGATCGACGACGACGTGCTGCGGCTCGTCTTCACCGCCTGCCACCCGGTGCTGAGCGCCCAGGCGCGGGTCGCGCTCACGCTGCGGGTCGTCGCCGGGCTCGAGACGACGGAGATCGCCCGCGCCTTCCTGGTGCCGGTCGCGACGATCCAGCAGCGCATCGTGCGCGCCAAGCAGGCGCTAGCCGAGGCCGAGGTGCCGTTCGAGACGCCGCCGCGGGCGGAGCGCACCGCGCGCCTCGGCGCCGTGCTGGGCGTGATCTACGCGATCTTCACCGAGGGCCACGCC is a window encoding:
- a CDS encoding RNA polymerase sigma factor — translated: MTPGDAVTADETARRAEDSARRAVVAVWRIESARIVATLTRFTGDFALAEDLGQDALADALAQWPTQGVPRNGAAWLTAVAKRKAIDHWRRQERLDQRVAALGRDLERQEQAGADAVPWDPDEIDDDVLRLVFTACHPVLSAQARVALTLRVVAGLETTEIARAFLVPVATIQQRIVRAKQALAEAEVPFETPPRAERTARLGAVLGVIYAIFTEGHAATAGDDWMRPELSLEAIRLARQLAALQPDESEVHGLLALLELTVARFPARIDAHGEPVLLADQDRRRWDRGAIRRGSAALARAEGFGRGLGPYALQAAIAQTHADASDFAATDWPRIVAAYDALLRIAPSPVVALNRAVAVSMADGPAAALAIVDALAGERALAVGHLLPSVRGEVLARLGRDDEAREAFALAAARTQNERERAVLLAKAAAGR
- a CDS encoding YciI family protein is translated as MQYMLIMRATDEAVEAYKQIPFEQVIEAMGKYNESMIDAGVLTAGEGLSDASEGFVVDFSADPPLVTDGPYGETKELFNGFWILEVSSKEEAAEWAKRCPLGPGSKLEVRRVQGVDDFPADNEWIQKEEGWREEEAARRAASTPGGSAG